From Natronincola ferrireducens, the proteins below share one genomic window:
- a CDS encoding MFS transporter gives MEKIMGGKRKRLSFFTKAGYGSASMADTIFYDFVFVFFLFFLTDIAGISPAFAGTIAFVGVLWDAITDPLAGFVSDNTKSKYGRRRPYIIGSVIPLIITLTLMFTKVNFSTIGMNIYYIIITMAFWLAYKAFFIPYSALGAELTNDYHERTSLRSYATIFNYVGLLAGGALPLVLVDFFQGLGYEPATAWQYTALTLSIVAGATIVITWFSTKGKELDIELLHKESTSREGFVKTIKQLFKIKAYKFILLASMFFMASYSIFNSNLIYFSTYKLGIGEIEMAGIFLIFTIVSFFFIPVVTAFSSKIGKRKTYIWGMISAGIACCLFRFINIETIFMTIVYSIIYVIGNVVYWTLIYALIYDVCELDEFISGQQRAGMVSSYGSFVGKLGCAIGMQILGLVLHLAGYNPEALEQTPKTMNAIESAFTIVPGIFLILSGLLLIFYPISQERYERLVEALELKRQGKEYTTEGFEELL, from the coding sequence ATGGAAAAAATAATGGGAGGAAAGAGAAAGAGATTATCATTTTTTACAAAGGCAGGATATGGTTCGGCATCAATGGCCGATACAATTTTCTATGATTTTGTATTTGTATTTTTCTTATTCTTTCTTACTGATATTGCAGGAATAAGCCCTGCTTTTGCAGGTACCATTGCATTTGTTGGAGTTCTTTGGGATGCAATAACAGACCCATTAGCAGGATTCGTATCTGACAATACAAAATCTAAGTATGGAAGAAGAAGGCCGTATATTATTGGATCAGTAATTCCTCTCATCATAACATTGACCCTCATGTTCACAAAGGTGAATTTTAGTACTATAGGAATGAATATATACTATATAATTATTACCATGGCATTTTGGTTGGCTTATAAAGCATTTTTCATTCCCTATTCTGCATTAGGAGCAGAATTAACTAATGATTATCATGAAAGAACCTCTCTTAGATCCTATGCAACAATATTTAATTATGTAGGATTATTGGCTGGCGGTGCATTACCTCTTGTATTAGTGGATTTTTTTCAAGGATTAGGATATGAACCAGCAACTGCATGGCAGTACACAGCATTGACACTATCAATTGTAGCTGGAGCTACAATTGTGATAACATGGTTTTCTACAAAAGGTAAAGAGCTTGATATTGAGCTTTTACACAAAGAAAGCACTTCAAGAGAAGGATTCGTTAAAACAATTAAACAACTATTTAAAATCAAAGCATATAAATTTATTTTATTGGCTTCTATGTTTTTTATGGCCAGTTATTCAATATTTAATAGCAATTTAATTTATTTTTCTACCTATAAGCTTGGAATTGGCGAAATAGAGATGGCAGGCATATTTCTAATCTTCACCATAGTTTCATTCTTCTTTATTCCAGTTGTTACAGCTTTTTCTTCAAAAATTGGGAAAAGAAAAACTTATATTTGGGGCATGATTTCAGCAGGAATTGCATGCTGTTTATTTAGATTTATCAATATTGAAACCATATTCATGACGATAGTTTATTCAATTATATATGTTATTGGTAATGTAGTCTATTGGACATTGATATACGCTTTAATCTATGATGTATGTGAACTTGATGAATTTATTTCAGGGCAACAAAGGGCAGGAATGGTTTCATCCTATGGATCGTTTGTTGGCAAACTAGGTTGTGCCATCGGTATGCAGATATTAGGCTTAGTATTACATTTGGCTGGATATAATCCAGAGGCTCTAGAACAAACACCTAAGACTATGAATGCTATTGAGTCTGCTTTCACAATAGTTCCTGGAATATTTTTAATCTTAAGTGGTCTGTTGTTGATATTTTATCCTATTTCTCAAGAAAGATATGAACGTTTGGTGGAAGCTTTAGAGTTAAAAAGACAAGGAAAAGAATATACAACAGAGGGGTTTGAAGAGTTATTGTAG
- a CDS encoding amidohydrolase family protein produces the protein MEVNVLKPAEMVFQNGIVYTVDKERSWAEAVAVANEKIVYVGDNKGVEKFIGGDTKVIDLEGKMLLPGFIDAHAHPNMAAFFSMGVKIDMTADYNETLKSIKKYIEENPERNEYFGFGYNEDLFDEKGPKKEVLDALCLDKPIFILSSGGHSGWGNSKAFEVAGVDRKHPDPIPGFHYYKRDAMVFFKNFIIYV, from the coding sequence ATGGAAGTAAATGTACTAAAACCGGCAGAAATGGTATTTCAAAATGGCATTGTATATACGGTTGATAAGGAAAGAAGCTGGGCTGAGGCTGTAGCTGTAGCCAATGAGAAAATTGTTTATGTAGGAGATAACAAAGGGGTAGAGAAGTTTATTGGAGGGGATACAAAGGTAATAGATCTTGAAGGAAAGATGCTTCTACCGGGTTTTATTGATGCCCATGCCCACCCCAATATGGCAGCATTTTTTTCAATGGGTGTTAAGATAGACATGACGGCAGATTATAATGAAACATTAAAAAGCATAAAAAAATATATAGAAGAAAATCCTGAAAGAAATGAATACTTTGGTTTTGGATATAATGAGGACTTGTTTGATGAGAAGGGACCAAAGAAAGAAGTTTTAGATGCACTATGTCTAGACAAGCCAATCTTTATTCTATCATCTGGTGGACACTCTGGTTGGGGAAACTCAAAAGCATTTGAGGTAGCTGGTGTAGACAGAAAACACCCAGATCCTATTCCAGGGTTTCATTATTACAAGCGGGATGCCATGGTCTTTTTCAAGAATTTTATAATATATGTGTAA